A stretch of the Aphis gossypii isolate Hap1 chromosome 2, ASM2018417v2, whole genome shotgun sequence genome encodes the following:
- the LOC114121124 gene encoding mevalonate kinase has product MSSNIQFEVTAPGKIILFGEHSVVYGKPAIACAIDQHTTLTFTESYCNNQDLNTIPCRIILPLINYSGMLTIHLDAKPTFSPTTYFQETLNKLNKNEPFLNELDTLSGNEKKTLTVLHFIFGGIITCYMKQLKNVSFTIGITSVLKLGAGTGSSASYCVSLVAACLAYIKFKINSNVEIQFDPLLDDFHSQSGDNLLIIEPFTDNIAFSDGEKCLINRWALLAENFIHTKASGLDNTICTYGTMVQYTKLNSHKLLEAPELKILLIYSGVERSTGNVVQSVRTKYNDDKYQPIFDAIFNAIGQIVNAAVNAIDQMAQNPLQVLQQISVLQTLMDMNQGLLMSLGVSHETLDAIVAILKKFDLHAKLTGAGMGGYAICLVPPNIHKSKIETCMQELKIYGFESNICTIGCPGVRIQTK; this is encoded by the exons atgagttCTAACATACAGTTTGAAGTAACAGCTCCTGGAAAAATAATCCTTTTTGGTGAACATAGTGTTGTTTATGGAAAACCAGCAATTGCGTGTGCTATTGATCAACATACTACATTAACATTCACTGAGAGTTATTGTAATAACCAAGATTTGAATACTATACCATGTCGCATTATTTTGCCACTCATAAATTATTCAGGAATGTTGACTATACATTTGGATGCAAAACCAACATTTTCACCTACTACATATTTTCAAGAAaccttaaacaaattaaacaaaaatgaaccATTTCTCAATGAATTAGATACATTATCtggtaatgaaaaaaaaacacttactgtcttacattttatttttggaggAATTATTACATGCTATAtgaaacaattgaaaaacGTTTCATTTACTATTGGAATCACATCTGTATTGAAGTTGGGTGCAGGAACTGGTAGTTCTGCGTCTTACTGTGTTTCTCTTGTAGCAGCTTGTTTGGCttacataaagtttaaaatcaattcTAATGTAGAGATACAATTTGATCCATTGTTGGACGATTTTCATTCACAAAGTGGTGATAACCTGTTAATTATCGAGCCATTTACTGACAACATTGCATTCAGTGATggg gAGAAATGTTTGATTAATAGATGGGCTTTATTAGCAGAAAACTTTATTCATACTAAAGCTTCAGGATTAGATAATACTATTTGCACTTATGGAACAATGGTTCAGTACACAAAACTTAATAGCCATAAACTATTAGAAGCTcctgaattaaaaattcttctGATATATTCag gtgTTGAAAGATCTACTGGAAATGTGGTGCAAAGTGTTCGCACAAAATACAATGATGACAAGTATCAACCAATTTTTGATGCCATTTTTAATGCTATAGGACAAATTGTAAATGCAGCAGTCAATGCTATTGATCAAATGGCTCAAAATCCTCTACAAGTACTTCAACAAATTAGTGTTTTGCAA acTCTCATGGATATGAATCAAGGTTTGCTAATGTCATTAGGTGTATCCCATGAAACATTAGATGCTATTGTGGCAATACTAAAAAAGTTTGACCTCCATGCAAAGTTAACTGGTGCTGGAATGGGAGGATATGCTATATGTCTTGTTCCAcctaatattcataaatctaaaatagaaACATGTAtgcaagaattaaaaatttatggttttgaatctaatatttgtacaattgGTTGTCCTGGAGTTAGAatacaaactaaataa